A region from the Mucilaginibacter sp. CSA2-8R genome encodes:
- a CDS encoding cupin domain-containing protein: MKTYTPEDLQEEGYKPAPAEYFTGQAWLKSYVAPDNNTNCIVSDVLFAPGTRNNWHTHGSNQILVVREGVCYYQEDGKPVKRYAAGSAINILPGIKHWHGASPNEVMIHTAIGINTEKGIVNWLEPVTNEQYYAGEIK; this comes from the coding sequence ATGAAAACATACACTCCGGAAGATTTGCAGGAAGAAGGCTATAAACCTGCTCCTGCCGAATATTTTACAGGCCAAGCCTGGTTAAAAAGCTACGTGGCACCTGACAATAATACCAACTGCATAGTTAGTGATGTGTTATTTGCACCAGGCACCCGCAATAACTGGCACACCCACGGAAGTAACCAAATTTTAGTGGTGCGCGAAGGCGTTTGCTATTATCAGGAAGACGGTAAACCTGTAAAGCGGTACGCTGCAGGCAGCGCCATTAACATTTTACCGGGCATTAAGCACTGGCACGGCGCCTCTCCAAACGAGGTAATGATTCATACGGCTATCGGCATCAATACCGAAAAAGGCATTGTGAACTGGCTAGAACCGGTAACAAATGAACAATATTATGCAGGGGAAATAAAATGA
- a CDS encoding RagB/SusD family nutrient uptake outer membrane protein, giving the protein MKKIYLLITVGLTSLSLNSCKKFLEQPSVTKYDSQNIFETIDRAEMVVVGCYSQTFNRELYYQLGMGTDECMSTEATSNSKNQVGNYVYTPSISPSSTFTVMYAGIEYANVAIKGLQGMSVSDAQKPKLNMLLGEAYAIRAMNYLNLIRFFGDVPYSTEPVGETGQFSSSRVSRDVIYDGCVKDLQTAAGLLPWKSAGMVPTYERFTKQAALGILARVALYAAGYSLRWDLTTNAAASVKIAQRSDATRIKELYKIAADACKQVIDKGENSLLPSFETVFRNLITSKYDNESLLLFGQWGQDNNDSQSGYTNGIFAHASCIFGKSQPAMAVTPTYWYDFAAGDLRRDVTICNYGINADNGRDMNTYSSNTIGKFRANWGPNTGTAVNKRDIDWPVLRYSDILLMYAEALNEYNNGPAGDAKAAFEQVRIRGFGGDASKIGTTPSDYQGFRNAIINERKFEFGFESLRRTDLERWGILYETLTKTKQNLNNMAGVTGAYANIDRYRVYKRTIATSFQDPVVAVPYTGYKALTPADSTTMAKAGNVVLRMHNASILNSQGTLAPNNALISNLFRGLEREKVEILPIATSIIDVNPGLRGQQHPKY; this is encoded by the coding sequence ATGAAAAAGATATATCTGTTAATTACTGTCGGGCTTACATCCCTTTCGCTCAATTCGTGCAAAAAGTTTTTGGAGCAACCATCAGTAACCAAGTACGATAGCCAAAATATTTTCGAAACGATAGACCGTGCCGAAATGGTGGTGGTAGGCTGTTATTCGCAAACCTTTAACCGCGAGTTGTATTACCAGTTGGGCATGGGCACCGATGAGTGCATGTCTACCGAGGCTACCTCTAACAGCAAAAACCAGGTAGGCAACTATGTTTATACGCCCTCTATATCCCCCAGTTCTACATTTACAGTAATGTATGCGGGGATTGAGTATGCTAACGTAGCTATTAAAGGTTTGCAGGGCATGAGCGTAAGCGATGCGCAAAAGCCTAAGTTAAATATGCTGTTAGGAGAAGCTTACGCTATAAGGGCAATGAACTATCTTAACCTCATTCGTTTTTTTGGCGATGTGCCATACAGCACTGAGCCCGTAGGCGAAACCGGGCAGTTTTCATCATCAAGAGTTAGTCGTGATGTAATTTACGATGGCTGTGTAAAAGACCTGCAAACGGCAGCCGGCTTGCTGCCCTGGAAAAGTGCAGGCATGGTACCCACTTACGAGCGTTTTACCAAGCAAGCTGCCTTGGGTATTTTAGCGCGTGTAGCGCTGTATGCCGCCGGTTACTCCTTACGTTGGGATTTAACGACTAATGCCGCTGCATCAGTTAAAATAGCTCAGCGCTCTGATGCCACCCGTATTAAAGAGTTGTATAAAATTGCGGCTGATGCCTGCAAACAGGTGATAGATAAAGGCGAAAATAGTTTACTGCCCAGTTTTGAAACAGTATTCCGTAACCTGATTACCAGTAAATACGATAATGAGTCGCTGCTGTTGTTTGGGCAGTGGGGGCAGGATAATAATGATTCTCAATCCGGATATACCAATGGTATTTTTGCACATGCCAGTTGTATTTTTGGTAAAAGCCAGCCGGCTATGGCCGTAACGCCAACCTACTGGTACGATTTTGCCGCCGGTGATTTACGCCGCGATGTAACTATATGTAACTATGGCATAAACGCAGATAACGGCAGGGACATGAATACCTATTCGAGTAATACCATTGGTAAGTTTAGGGCAAACTGGGGACCCAATACCGGTACGGCTGTAAACAAGCGCGACATTGACTGGCCTGTACTACGTTATTCGGATATCTTATTAATGTATGCTGAAGCTCTGAACGAATACAATAACGGACCTGCAGGCGACGCCAAAGCGGCTTTTGAGCAGGTACGTATCCGTGGTTTTGGTGGCGATGCTTCAAAAATTGGTACTACACCATCCGATTATCAGGGCTTTCGCAATGCCATTATTAATGAGCGCAAGTTTGAATTCGGATTTGAGTCATTACGTCGCACTGATTTGGAGCGATGGGGTATTTTGTACGAAACGCTTACTAAAACCAAACAAAACCTGAACAATATGGCCGGCGTGACTGGTGCTTATGCCAACATTGACCGTTATAGGGTTTATAAACGTACTATTGCAACTTCTTTCCAAGACCCGGTAGTAGCAGTACCATATACCGGTTATAAGGCGCTTACCCCGGCTGATTCAACTACGATGGCTAAGGCTGGTAACGTGGTTTTAAGAATGCATAACGCCTCTATTTTAAACTCGCAAGGTACCTTGGCGCCAAACAATGCATTGATTTCGAATTTGTTTCGCGGGCTGGAACGCGAAAAGGTAGAGATACTACCTATTGCAACCTCCATCATTGATGTGAATCCCGGATTAAGAGGACAGCAACATCCTAAGTACTAA
- a CDS encoding glycoside hydrolase family protein — MDRRDFIEKLALSSAALAMPQLVQAGLLPEGGKVSDFAKRLKPIGRRLEMEGYYIWCNSPIEAADGKIHIFFSRWVASKKMGGWINGSEICHAVADGPEDDFKFTGVILAPRGPGYWDATTCHNPSIKYVDGQYCLFFMGNSNGKTNTKRIGLATAPSLDGPWKRPDATLLEAGPAGAWDDHCTTNPAFIKHNGEYWLYYKSWNTTEYENSTDPVVKGNRKYGLAIAQKLEGPYIKYKGNPVIDFSSRPNNAQLEDAFVWTDKGRINMLARDMGIFNHEYGLLMQSKNGTRWDEPQVAYYDAAHYGIKQPDPPSYLKKYGRFERPQLLFQKGKPTYLFTASQGGKYMTASSFLFKIT, encoded by the coding sequence ATGGACAGGAGAGATTTTATTGAAAAACTGGCACTAAGTTCGGCGGCATTGGCCATGCCGCAATTGGTGCAGGCCGGTTTGCTGCCCGAAGGAGGCAAAGTATCTGATTTTGCTAAGCGGCTAAAACCTATAGGCCGAAGGCTGGAAATGGAAGGTTATTATATATGGTGTAATAGCCCCATCGAAGCCGCAGACGGTAAAATACACATATTTTTTTCGCGCTGGGTAGCCAGTAAAAAAATGGGGGGGTGGATTAACGGTTCCGAAATTTGTCATGCTGTTGCCGATGGTCCGGAAGATGATTTTAAGTTTACCGGTGTTATACTCGCTCCGCGCGGCCCGGGTTACTGGGATGCTACAACCTGCCATAACCCTTCCATCAAATATGTTGATGGCCAATACTGCTTGTTTTTTATGGGTAACTCCAACGGTAAAACTAATACTAAACGCATTGGTTTAGCTACCGCTCCAAGCTTAGATGGGCCCTGGAAACGGCCTGATGCTACCTTGCTCGAAGCCGGCCCTGCCGGTGCCTGGGACGACCATTGTACCACCAACCCAGCCTTTATTAAACATAACGGTGAGTACTGGTTGTACTACAAATCGTGGAATACGACAGAATACGAAAACTCGACCGACCCGGTAGTAAAAGGGAATCGTAAATACGGGCTGGCCATAGCGCAAAAGCTGGAAGGTCCTTATATAAAATATAAAGGCAATCCCGTTATTGATTTTTCATCAAGACCCAACAATGCGCAGTTAGAAGATGCCTTTGTATGGACCGATAAAGGACGCATTAATATGCTGGCCCGTGATATGGGTATATTTAACCATGAGTACGGCTTGCTTATGCAATCAAAAAACGGTACCCGCTGGGATGAGCCACAGGTTGCTTATTATGATGCTGCCCATTATGGCATTAAGCAACCCGATCCGCCATCTTACCTCAAAAAATACGGGCGTTTTGAGCGGCCGCAATTATTATTTCAAAAGGGTAAGCCAACCTATTTATTTACCGCATCGCAAGGCGGTAAGTACATGACGGCTTCCTCATTTCTGTTTAAGATTACCTAA
- a CDS encoding antibiotic biosynthesis monooxygenase family protein, whose protein sequence is MRNAWTVIAILLLVSTFDAKAQPTKMKVRIAKIEIHAEYLTQYRQALAEHAKAAVSAEPGVLTLNAVYDQNHPAQVTVFEAYASEEAYQSHLKTAHFLKYKNGTLKMVKSLELIDVAPIALESKLTTHL, encoded by the coding sequence ATGAGAAACGCATGGACTGTTATTGCCATCTTATTATTAGTGAGCACGTTTGATGCTAAAGCCCAGCCAACCAAGATGAAGGTAAGAATTGCAAAAATCGAAATACATGCGGAGTATCTAACTCAGTATCGGCAAGCTTTGGCCGAGCATGCCAAAGCTGCCGTTAGCGCCGAACCTGGTGTACTAACGCTCAACGCAGTGTATGATCAAAACCATCCTGCACAGGTAACCGTATTTGAAGCATATGCAAGCGAGGAAGCTTACCAAAGTCATCTTAAAACGGCGCATTTTTTAAAATATAAAAATGGCACACTAAAAATGGTAAAATCGCTCGAACTGATAGACGTAGCGCCTATCGCGCTCGAATCTAAACTAACTACTCATCTATAA
- a CDS encoding aminotransferase class I/II-fold pyridoxal phosphate-dependent enzyme: MDLSYILNELGEDREHYYNAVSPPIIQSSNFTFNTVAEIRHALADEFEGNLYSRGNNPTVDILRKKLAALDHAEDALIFSSGVAAITVPLLALLKSGDHVIAVKSGYSWTMRFFREFLSKFGVETTFVDGNIFQNFESAAQYNTKLIFLESPNTFTYELQDIKQVAAFAKTRNIITLIDNSYCSAIYQKPILHGIDLVCQSATKYIGGHSDVMAGVLTGSRQLIKQIFSNEFMNIGAVVSPHSAWLLLRGLRTLPLRLSRSYATTQIITEWLSNHNAVETVIWPFASTFPQKALAQQQMEGCGGLFSFTLKHSSFQKIEEFCNKLKHILLAVSWGGHESLVMPAISGISQNSYEQTNRHHQLIRMYVGLEDPAYLIDDLQQALSTV; encoded by the coding sequence ATGGATTTGTCGTACATATTAAATGAACTTGGTGAAGATCGCGAACACTACTACAACGCCGTATCGCCACCCATTATACAGTCGAGTAACTTTACATTTAACACTGTAGCTGAGATAAGGCATGCCCTGGCTGATGAGTTTGAAGGCAACCTATACTCAAGAGGCAATAACCCGACTGTTGATATTTTAAGGAAGAAACTTGCTGCGCTTGACCATGCTGAAGATGCCCTCATTTTCAGCAGCGGAGTAGCAGCTATTACAGTGCCGCTACTTGCCTTGTTGAAAAGCGGAGATCATGTAATAGCAGTTAAGAGTGGATACAGCTGGACCATGAGGTTTTTCAGAGAGTTTTTATCCAAGTTTGGAGTTGAAACTACCTTCGTGGACGGAAATATCTTCCAAAATTTTGAAAGTGCGGCACAGTATAACACAAAACTTATTTTTTTAGAAAGCCCTAATACATTTACCTATGAACTACAGGATATTAAGCAAGTAGCTGCCTTTGCTAAAACCAGGAACATCATTACTTTGATTGATAATAGTTATTGCAGCGCTATCTATCAAAAACCTATACTTCATGGTATTGATTTAGTTTGCCAGTCGGCCACGAAATACATCGGCGGCCACTCTGATGTAATGGCAGGAGTACTTACAGGCAGCAGGCAGTTAATTAAACAAATATTTTCGAACGAATTTATGAATATAGGTGCAGTGGTATCCCCCCATTCTGCCTGGCTGCTATTACGTGGTTTACGTACTTTGCCTTTACGGCTCAGCCGAAGTTATGCAACTACCCAAATTATAACCGAGTGGTTAAGTAACCATAACGCTGTTGAAACGGTAATATGGCCGTTTGCTTCTACCTTTCCGCAAAAAGCATTGGCGCAACAGCAAATGGAAGGCTGCGGCGGACTTTTCAGCTTTACGCTGAAACATTCAAGCTTTCAAAAAATAGAAGAATTTTGTAACAAACTGAAGCATATATTACTTGCTGTTTCTTGGGGGGGACATGAAAGTTTAGTTATGCCCGCTATATCCGGCATCAGCCAAAATAGTTATGAGCAAACCAACCGGCACCATCAACTCATCAGAATGTATGTGGGGCTTGAAGACCCTGCTTATCTTATTGATGATTTACAGCAGGCACTATCAACTGTTTAA
- a CDS encoding APC family permease, with protein MEKEVFFGNKMSISPKLSRFDLSMIVVSLVVGMGIFATPGQVAKYLHNPYLYFIAWVIGGIISFCGALTFAEIGSAYPATGGFYKVFSHCFNPAIAFMVNWILVLSNAMSVAAIILIGAQYILPVIMPINLHNQTGIKIITITSVITLYLLNLLGIKASANTQNILTCFKIGLILILCTAIGRSHSGFGLAIDPNPPIHVINSFGLSLVAIFFTYGGYQQTINFGGDIINAKSNLPKAIFTGLLIVITLYMLINIAYVSVLGMDGLQRRPALAAALAGVIFGSTGFKLVSVLMFASVLAYVNVNFMANPRVYYAMAEDGVLPMQFKKLNKRTQVQEFGLTFFVAAILVVLFFIESFQNMLSYVMFFDTIGLSIAALCIFILRSKAANTDHLTNAYRIKGYPWIPLLFIVSYWSVTIIIFVEHPQAALICLLSFLIGFVIYFFTKRGQKPILNNK; from the coding sequence TTGGAAAAAGAAGTTTTTTTTGGCAACAAAATGAGTATTTCACCTAAGCTAAGCAGGTTTGATCTTTCAATGATTGTTGTGAGCTTAGTTGTGGGTATGGGGATTTTTGCAACGCCAGGCCAGGTAGCTAAATACCTGCATAATCCTTATTTATACTTTATTGCATGGGTAATTGGCGGCATAATAAGCTTTTGCGGAGCTTTAACTTTTGCTGAAATTGGCTCAGCATACCCGGCTACCGGCGGATTTTACAAAGTTTTTTCTCATTGCTTTAACCCAGCTATTGCTTTTATGGTAAACTGGATATTGGTATTAAGCAATGCCATGTCAGTTGCAGCTATTATACTTATTGGCGCACAGTATATTTTGCCGGTAATTATGCCCATCAACCTTCATAACCAAACAGGCATCAAAATTATAACTATAACTTCTGTAATTACCTTATATTTACTTAACCTGTTAGGTATTAAAGCGAGTGCAAATACACAAAATATCCTTACTTGCTTTAAAATAGGCCTCATCCTTATCCTTTGTACGGCAATAGGCAGGAGCCATTCGGGTTTTGGCTTAGCCATAGACCCCAACCCGCCCATTCACGTTATCAACTCATTTGGATTGAGTTTAGTTGCCATATTTTTTACTTATGGTGGCTATCAGCAAACAATCAACTTTGGCGGAGACATAATCAATGCTAAATCAAATTTGCCTAAGGCCATTTTTACCGGTTTACTGATAGTTATAACGTTATATATGCTGATTAATATTGCCTATGTTTCTGTTTTAGGAATGGATGGTTTACAGCGTAGGCCAGCATTAGCAGCCGCTTTAGCCGGGGTTATATTTGGCAGCACTGGCTTTAAGCTGGTATCTGTGCTGATGTTTGCCTCAGTTCTTGCTTATGTTAATGTAAATTTTATGGCCAACCCAAGAGTATACTATGCTATGGCCGAAGACGGCGTTTTACCAATGCAGTTTAAAAAATTAAACAAACGCACCCAAGTACAAGAATTTGGCTTAACTTTTTTTGTCGCAGCCATATTAGTGGTGCTGTTTTTTATTGAGTCGTTTCAAAATATGCTCAGCTATGTAATGTTTTTTGATACAATTGGCCTGTCTATAGCAGCATTATGTATATTTATACTTCGGTCAAAAGCAGCAAATACTGACCATCTTACCAATGCATACCGGATAAAGGGCTACCCTTGGATTCCATTGCTGTTTATTGTGAGCTACTGGTCAGTTACCATTATTATTTTTGTTGAACACCCACAAGCAGCGTTAATTTGCCTGCTATCATTTCTTATCGGTTTTGTCATATACTTTTTTACTAAGCGGGGTCAAAAGCCTATTTTGAACAATAAGTGA
- a CDS encoding RibD family protein: MNRPKVICHMLTTLDGKIITEHWRNEPWGKNYDGLFEKYHETFDSEAWILGRVSLEKDFSGGVQPEPVEPEQPITREPFIGNPDAKSFAIAVDRQGKLGWDSNETGGDHIIELLTEEVSDAYLNYLQKRKISYLFAGKDELDFTVALEQLAKLFPIKTLMLEGGGHLNGSFLNEGLIDELSLLLIPVADGTAQTTSLFEVGKHQHKRAASLFKLEEVKQVEAGTLWMRYRIEKADK; encoded by the coding sequence ATGAACAGACCAAAAGTAATTTGCCACATGCTAACCACCTTAGATGGCAAAATTATTACCGAGCACTGGCGCAACGAGCCTTGGGGAAAAAATTATGACGGCCTTTTTGAAAAATATCATGAAACCTTTGATAGCGAAGCCTGGATATTAGGACGTGTATCATTAGAAAAAGATTTTTCGGGCGGTGTGCAGCCCGAACCCGTAGAGCCGGAGCAGCCCATAACGCGCGAGCCTTTTATTGGAAACCCCGATGCTAAATCATTCGCCATTGCAGTAGACCGGCAGGGCAAATTAGGCTGGGACAGTAACGAAACCGGAGGCGACCATATTATAGAATTGCTGACCGAAGAAGTGAGTGATGCCTATTTAAATTACCTACAAAAGCGAAAAATATCTTACCTGTTTGCCGGCAAAGACGAGCTTGATTTTACGGTGGCTCTGGAGCAACTGGCCAAACTATTCCCTATCAAAACCTTGATGCTGGAAGGCGGCGGCCATTTAAACGGATCTTTTTTAAATGAAGGACTAATTGATGAGCTAAGCCTATTACTCATACCGGTAGCTGATGGCACGGCACAAACCACCAGCTTGTTTGAGGTGGGCAAGCACCAACATAAACGCGCTGCTTCGTTATTTAAACTGGAAGAGGTAAAACAGGTTGAAGCAGGTACATTATGGATGAGATACCGTATTGAAAAAGCAGATAAATAA
- a CDS encoding TonB-dependent receptor, which translates to MRKIYLLMIALLFCALNASYAQTRVVTGTVTENGSNDPLASVTVQVKGGSQGTQTNVNGKYQVNVPTNGPVTLVFTSVGYKTLESIVPAGLVLDIKMSITDNVLDQVVAIGYATVKRKEVTGASASVSGDELKLSPVTTAAQALTGKAAGVSVVTQSGAPGAPSNIVIRGASTITQGSAPLYIVDGFQMEDALREVDINDILTIDVLKDASATSIYGARGSNGVILITTKSGRKGKTEVNYNGYYGIERLGKKVPVMGVLDYTKYEYELQTLAGKESAWATYFGGNTTDPGFYTGAYNYINSNYANREGIDWQDLLFGGTASSQNHNISVSSGSDKTKFLLSYNNTGQNGIFAKHDYLRNGIRLKLNHEVMKNVVLDFNTNYQDTRVNGGGSLGGALKLTLLQPPTGGTRYTNQQLISSDISNDFLAYDSQYDLYNPIIVNDAVTATTYNRQFTGNAGLDIGITKDLKFHTFGSYLWRQIRSDSFDDGRTRTAQNNLGPYGSRNNSERYSWQVTNTLNWGHSFHSHNVNLLLGQEAYYLQSLNLDNTYYQFPANNFGLNNVSQASGNTKNSYGSNLTKSSLSSFFGRASYNFKDRYILNLTLRADGSSKFGPENKWGYFPSVAGAWRISDESFMKNQNVVSDMKLRVGYGTAGNNNIDDYFYVTGYSGNSYAINKTNFQTLVPGSTVGNPAIKWETTKSTNVGLDLDFLKGRFTLSADVYNNESSDLLIKAAIPPTAGYTSQYQNIGSIRNRGIEFVLGSNNIATKQFRWKTNFNISFNRSKVMALYGQSDQDYFISNYNSRVDFLVKVGQPLGQIYGYRYAGVYTTDDFTQNASGTYALKAGVPRAKSANIANLKPGDLKYETTAGEKDANGNPVWSTNDRTVIGNAQPKFQGGMTNTFNYKGFDFTVFMNFAVGNKVFNANTQRFIGPYLPNQNTLTVMNTRYTLVDPNTGKETSNLGRLAQLNPQQFDPNALWSLHGDNKIAISDALDYYVEDGSYLRLSTITLGYTIPKAWMQKVRLTRARLYCTLNNIHTFTKYKGYDPAVSATSSILTQGIDDSAYPVSKSVVFGVNVSF; encoded by the coding sequence GGAAAATTTATCTATTGATGATTGCACTGCTTTTTTGCGCACTCAACGCAAGTTACGCGCAAACCAGGGTAGTAACAGGTACCGTAACCGAAAACGGCAGCAACGACCCGCTGGCGAGTGTTACCGTGCAGGTAAAGGGCGGTAGCCAGGGTACTCAAACCAATGTAAACGGTAAATATCAGGTTAATGTGCCTACTAACGGGCCAGTTACGCTGGTATTTACGTCTGTGGGTTACAAAACGTTGGAAAGCATTGTACCTGCCGGTTTGGTGCTTGATATAAAAATGAGCATTACTGATAATGTGCTTGACCAGGTGGTGGCCATTGGTTACGCTACCGTTAAGCGTAAAGAAGTAACCGGAGCATCAGCGTCGGTAAGCGGCGACGAGTTGAAACTGTCACCCGTAACTACGGCTGCACAAGCATTAACGGGTAAAGCGGCAGGGGTTAGTGTAGTTACCCAAAGCGGTGCACCGGGTGCGCCAAGCAATATCGTTATCCGTGGAGCCTCTACCATTACGCAAGGCTCGGCACCGCTGTACATTGTGGATGGTTTCCAGATGGAGGATGCCTTGCGCGAGGTAGACATCAACGATATTTTAACCATTGATGTATTAAAAGATGCCTCGGCAACCTCTATATACGGTGCCCGCGGGTCTAATGGTGTTATTTTAATTACTACTAAATCAGGCCGTAAAGGCAAAACCGAAGTTAATTACAACGGCTATTATGGTATTGAGCGCCTGGGCAAAAAGGTGCCGGTAATGGGCGTGCTCGATTATACTAAATACGAGTATGAGCTGCAAACACTGGCAGGTAAGGAGTCGGCCTGGGCCACTTATTTTGGCGGTAATACAACCGACCCCGGTTTTTATACCGGTGCTTACAACTACATCAATTCTAATTACGCAAACCGCGAAGGTATTGACTGGCAGGATCTGTTATTTGGTGGCACCGCATCAAGCCAAAACCATAACATTAGCGTAAGCAGCGGTTCGGATAAAACAAAGTTTTTGCTCAGCTATAACAATACCGGGCAAAACGGCATTTTTGCCAAGCACGATTACCTGCGTAACGGTATCAGGTTAAAACTAAACCACGAAGTGATGAAAAACGTGGTCTTGGATTTTAACACCAACTACCAGGATACCCGTGTAAATGGCGGCGGCTCCTTGGGCGGCGCATTAAAGCTAACCTTGCTGCAGCCACCTACCGGCGGTACCCGTTACACTAACCAACAGTTAATCAGCAGCGATATCAGTAACGATTTTTTAGCGTACGACTCGCAGTATGATCTTTACAATCCCATCATTGTTAATGATGCAGTAACTGCAACCACTTACAACCGTCAGTTTACAGGTAACGCCGGTTTGGACATCGGCATCACTAAAGATTTAAAGTTCCACACGTTCGGCAGCTACCTATGGCGCCAGATCCGGTCAGATTCTTTTGACGATGGGCGTACCCGCACGGCACAAAATAACCTGGGGCCATATGGGTCGCGTAATAACAGCGAGCGGTATTCATGGCAGGTAACCAATACTTTAAACTGGGGGCACAGCTTTCATAGCCACAATGTAAACCTGTTGTTAGGCCAGGAGGCATACTACCTGCAATCGCTTAATTTGGATAACACGTATTACCAGTTTCCGGCCAATAACTTTGGTTTAAACAATGTAAGCCAAGCCAGCGGAAACACTAAAAACTCTTACGGTTCTAACTTAACCAAAAGCTCGTTGAGTTCTTTCTTCGGCAGAGCATCCTACAATTTTAAAGACCGGTATATTTTAAATCTTACTTTACGTGCCGATGGTTCGAGTAAATTCGGTCCCGAAAATAAATGGGGCTATTTCCCATCGGTAGCCGGTGCATGGCGTATCTCTGACGAAAGTTTTATGAAAAACCAAAACGTGGTTAGCGACATGAAATTACGCGTAGGTTATGGTACGGCAGGTAACAATAACATTGACGATTATTTTTATGTTACTGGCTATAGCGGTAATAGCTATGCTATTAACAAAACAAACTTTCAAACCTTAGTGCCGGGCTCTACAGTAGGTAACCCCGCCATTAAGTGGGAAACTACCAAATCAACCAACGTTGGTTTAGACCTCGATTTCCTGAAAGGGCGGTTTACTTTATCGGCTGATGTGTATAACAATGAATCGAGCGATTTACTCATCAAGGCAGCCATACCGCCTACCGCCGGTTATACCAGCCAATATCAAAACATCGGGTCTATCCGTAACCGCGGTATCGAGTTTGTGTTAGGGAGCAACAACATCGCTACCAAGCAATTCAGGTGGAAAACCAACTTCAATATTTCCTTCAACCGGTCTAAGGTGATGGCGCTTTACGGGCAAAGTGATCAGGATTATTTTATCAGCAATTACAATAGCCGGGTTGATTTCCTGGTTAAAGTAGGCCAGCCGCTGGGTCAAATTTATGGTTACCGCTACGCCGGGGTATATACCACTGATGATTTTACACAAAACGCTAGCGGTACCTACGCCCTTAAAGCTGGTGTGCCGCGTGCCAAATCGGCTAACATTGCTAACTTAAAGCCGGGTGATTTAAAATACGAAACCACCGCCGGCGAAAAAGATGCTAATGGTAACCCAGTATGGTCAACCAATGACCGTACGGTTATCGGTAATGCACAGCCTAAATTTCAGGGCGGTATGACCAACACTTTTAACTATAAAGGTTTTGATTTTACCGTGTTTATGAACTTTGCTGTGGGTAACAAAGTGTTCAACGCCAATACACAGCGTTTTATAGGGCCATACCTGCCAAACCAAAATACACTTACAGTGATGAATACGCGTTATACGCTGGTTGATCCTAACACTGGCAAAGAAACCTCAAACTTGGGTCGCCTGGCGCAATTAAATCCACAGCAATTTGACCCCAATGCTTTATGGAGCCTGCATGGCGATAATAAAATTGCCATCAGCGATGCACTTGATTATTATGTGGAAGACGGCTCTTACCTGCGTTTAAGTACCATTACCCTGGGCTATACCATTCCTAAAGCCTGGATGCAGAAAGTAAGGTTAACCCGGGCACGCCTGTACTGCACCCTAAATAACATCCATACTTTCACTAAGTACAAGGGTTATGACCCGGCCGTATCGGCCACATCAAGCATCTTAACTCAAGGTATTGATGATTCGGCTTACCCGGTTTCTAAAAGTGTAGTATTTGGTGTCAATGTTTCATTTTAA